TCATTAGTAATTACATTAGAGGAAGCGATGGTTCCAATTTCAGGATACACCATGTAAGAAGGTGACTGTTTAAGAACATCAACGCTAGCTACTCCTGCAAGTGAAGCACCAAAGTATTTAGCCTTTTCAATAATAAGCTCAGTAAGATTCTGGGCCAAAACTATCACTCTCCTTAATTCCTGTTGTTGGGATGAATAAGTTTTTCCTTAGATTGTCAAGATGATGCTCAATGTAGTCACTTTCTACTGGTTTGGGTCTAATTTAGCCAGGCGGTCAAGCTCTTTTTTGACACCAAAATATAGAAGGGCTGCAATCAGTACACCGGTGCCAAGGTTGATATAGCCTCTGTTTATGTTTATAAGGTTGTAAATGAATGCAGTTTCCAGTAGTAGCGCCGGGAATTTGCCGATTGTGGTAGCAATGATGAAGTTTCGTGCTTGAATGGTAGTTAAGGACCCGATGAGATTAATTAACCCCGAGGGTACAAAAGGGGCCATACGCTGTACCATTAGAAAATAAATTTGTCTTACCCCGGGTAAAGTGTTGACAGTTTTTATGAGTTTCCAGTGCTCAGTGGGTATTCGGCCGATTTTATGCCCCACCGGTAAACCATGAAAGAAACTGTGGCCACCAATAACCTCGCCCGCCCAGGATACCATAAATCCCCCGTACAGGCCAAAGACCAGCACATTGACCCCGGTTAAAAAAACGGAGGGTACCACTCCCATAATGCTGATAGCTGCATTAATGTAAATGCTTATCAGGATGGCTGCTGTTCCCGCACCTGCAATTGCATGTGCCGCAGACTTTATGTCGCCCGAGGTGGCAGCATTTATCACAGCCTTTAAATCATTATGCCATAAATATATTGTAGCCAAAAATAATATAATTGTGGGTTTCTTAATGCTGGTACCTTGTCTCATACTTTATATTTTACTACAAGGGTAAGAGGTTTTGTAAAGGAAATGCTCCAGGCTTCGAATCAACCCTTATGAATTGAGAGAATACCCGCATCCTGGAAGTATAAAGGCATTACAGGATCAAGCTCCATTCTATGGCAGTCATGTGGGATATGAGTATGCTGAACCATTCAGGTTAATTCTTTCCCATGAAAGTCTGTAATGGAAGT
The window above is part of the Bacillota bacterium genome. Proteins encoded here:
- a CDS encoding TVP38/TMEM64 family protein, with the protein product MRQGTSIKKPTIILFLATIYLWHNDLKAVINAATSGDIKSAAHAIAGAGTAAILISIYINAAISIMGVVPSVFLTGVNVLVFGLYGGFMVSWAGEVIGGHSFFHGLPVGHKIGRIPTEHWKLIKTVNTLPGVRQIYFLMVQRMAPFVPSGLINLIGSLTTIQARNFIIATTIGKFPALLLETAFIYNLININRGYINLGTGVLIAALLYFGVKKELDRLAKLDPNQ